Proteins from a genomic interval of Lolium perenne isolate Kyuss_39 chromosome 1, Kyuss_2.0, whole genome shotgun sequence:
- the LOC139834935 gene encoding uncharacterized protein, with amino-acid sequence MQQTQHNFDQARHDNGRVMIRDFLQLNPRSFDSTPEPLDADDWVRDVNRMLNTAGVAPEDKVRFATHLLKGGSAAWWENFLEMRPANAPDVTWEEFREAFRSHHIPEGLMDRMKERFLSLVQGNKDVMAYSIEFSRLARYGGEEVSTDAKKQKRFRNGLKPALKYALTHVSMDTFDKLVNTAIKEESGRLAFDESRKHTREVGAPSSAPPQKRRLWVPYPALPGQATQAGYAPRAAHAGYAPRPPTPQLQQRTYQAPPRPAYGGPRPMGPRADPTCYKCGQVGHISTFCPQKLPPPPPRSTATNAMVRAPAQGRAFNNNNRQGPRAARVNNLNIEQAEQATDVVLGTLLVNSIPAKVLFDTGASLSFVSLPFSQKHELPVEYLSKSFTVVSPGGMLEALRISHGNQIQIGNHVFLASLIELRSSGIDVILGMDWLKANKVVIDCAKHSVSLPTSTGTLTYTPSQTPSVQLFALNPSSLPELESIPVVCDFPDVFPEELPEPGTAPISKRPYKMGPNELAELKKQLDELQKLGFIQPSTSPWGCPTIFVKKKDKTDRLVVDYRPLNEKTIKNTYPLPRINELFDQLAGATVFSKMDLRSDTSKPFQIFCDASLHGLGAVLMQERQVVAYQASLGMAPFEALYGRKCRTPLNWSETGERQIFGPDVINEAEEKVRIIRDNLKIAQSRQKSYYDSKHRDMLYHPGDQAYLRVTPMRGTHRFGIKGKLAPRYIGPFKVLAKRGEVAYLLELPEKLSKVHDVFHVSQLKKCFKDPGRAVDHESIDLQEDLSYKEHPVRILDEAERRTRNNSVKFLKVQWNVQSHLQLSSVTFFRERTTPALSEYEQEYEFPWRIVSVLLPAI; translated from the exons ATGCAGCAAACCCAGCACAACTTCGATCAAGCTCGTCATGACAATGGTCGAGTCATGATCCGGGACTTCTTGCAGTTGAACCCGCGATCGTTCGACTCTACTCCTGAACCgctggatgcagatgattgggTGCGCGATGTCAACCGCATGCTCAACACAGCGGGGGTCGCTCCAGAAGACAAAGTGCGGTTTGCGACTCACCTACTGAAAGGAGGGTCCGCCGCatggtgggagaactttctcgagATGCGACCCGCCAATGCTCCTGATGTCACTTGGGAAGAATTCAGGGAAGCTTTCAGAAGCCACCACATTCCTGAAGGGCTAATGGACAGGATGAAGGAGAGATTCCTCAGTCTTGTTCAGGGCAACAAAGACGTGATGGCATACAGCATCGAGTTCTCAAGGCTAGCTCGCTATGGTGGTGAAGAAGTGTCTACTGATGCCAAGAAGCAGAAGAGGTTCCGTAATGGCCTCAAGCCGGCACTCAAGTACGCGCTCACTCATGTCTCGATGGACACCTTTGACAAGCTGGTCAACACTGCTATCAAGGAAGAGTCGGGTAGGCTTGCGTTCGATGAGTCACGCAAGCATACTCGAGAGGTTGGTGCTCCTTCTTCAGCGCCGCCTCAGAAGCGCAGGTTGTGGGTTCCTTATCCCGCACTGCCAGGACAAGCTACACAAGCTGGGTATGCTCCCCGCGCAGCACACGCTGGGTATGCTCCCCGCCCTCCCACCCCACAGCTTCAGCAGAGGACCTACCAAGCTCCGCCAAGGCCTGCTTATGGTGGACCAAGGCCGATGGGTCCACGTGCCGACCCCACATGCTACAAGTGTGGTCAGGTTGGTCACATCTCTACCTTCTGCCCTCAGAAgctacctccaccaccacctcgctcTACTGCAACAAATGCGATGGTTCGTGCACCAGCTCAGGGCCGTGCCTTCAACAACAACAATAGGCAAGGTCCGAGGGCTGCTCGCGTCAACAACCTCAATATTGAGCAAGCTGAACAAGCTACCGACGTCGTGCTTGGTACTTTGCTTGTTAACTCTATCCCTGCAAAAGTTCTGTTTGATACGGGAGCTTCACTTTCCTTTGTGTCGCTTCCGTTCTCTCAAAAGCATGAGTTACCGGTTGAGTACTTGTCCAAATCTTTCACGGTTGTTTCTCCCGGAGGAATGTTGGAAGCGTTAAGAATAAGTCATGGCAACCAAATTCAGATTGGAAACCATGTGTTCCTTGCGTCCCTCATCGAGCTAAGATCTTCTGGTATCGATGTCATCCTTGGCATGGATTGGTTGAAGGCCAACAAAGTTGTCATTGATTGCGCCAAGCATTCAGTTTCTCTTCCTACTTCAACAGGAACCTTGACCTATACACCTTCCCAAAcaccttccgttcagctctttgcTTTGAATCCTAGTTCTCTTCCGGAGCTTGAGTCTATACCGGTGGTTTGCGACTTTCCTGATGTCTTTCCTGAAGAACTTCCAG AGCCTGGAACAGCTCCTATCTCAAAGCGGCCGTACAAAATGGGTCCCAATGAGTTGGCTGAACTCAAGAAGCAGCTTGATGAGTTGCAAAAACTTGGTTTCATTCAGCCAAGCACTTCTCCATGGGGATGTCCTACCATCTTCGTGAAGAAAAAGGATAAAACTGATCGATTGGTGGTTGACTACCGTCCTCTCAATGAGAAAACGATCAAGAATACATATCCTCTTCCTCGCATCAATGAGCTCTTTGATCAGCTTGCGGGTGCAACTGTGTTctctaagatggatttgagaagtg ATACTTCTAAGCCTTTCCAGATattctgtgatgcctctcttcatgGACTAGGTGCTGTCCTCATGCAAGAACGTCAAGTTGTGGC ctatcaagccagcttgggcATGGCACCCTTCGAAGCTCTCTATGGTCGCAAATGCAGAACACCTCTGAACTGGTCTGAAACTGGTGAAAGGCAAATCTTCGGCCCCGATGTCATCAACGAGGCTGAAGAAAAGGTGAGAATCATTCGTGACAATCTGAAGATAGCACAATCTCGGCAGAAAAGCTATTATGATAGCAAGCACCGTGATATGTTATATCATCCTGGTGATCAAGCCTACCTTCGTGTTACTCCTATGAGGGGCACTCATcgcttcggtatcaaaggcaaactGGCGCCAAGATACATTGGTCCTTTCAAAGTTCTAGCAAAGCGTGGTGAAGTCGCTTACCTCCTTGAACTCCCTGAGAAGCTCTCCAAAGTGCACGATGTCTTCCACGTGTCACAGCTCAAGAAGTGCTTCAAAGATCCGGGGCGTGCAGTTGATCACGAGTCCATCGACCTACAAGAAGACCTCTCCTACAAAGAGCATCCCGTTCGGATTCTTGATGAAGCTGAACGCCGAACTCGCAACAACTCTGTCAAGTTCCTCAAGGTGCAGTG GAACGTCCAGAGTCATCTTCAGTTATCAAGTGTCACGTTTTTCAGAGAACGCACA acgccgGCCTTGAGCGAGTACGAGCAGGAGTACGAGTTCCCCTGGAGGATCGTGTCGGTGCTTCTACCTGCgatctga